In a single window of the bacterium HR11 genome:
- the ribZ gene encoding Riboflavin transporter RibZ, giving the protein MRTEAGVDHRTAVLWAVVMSAFLTPFIGSSVNVALPAIGREFHMSAVALSWVATAFLLSAAALLVPVGRLADIYGRRRLFLWGVLVHTAASVASVAAPSGSLLIGLRAVQGLGSALIFATGIAILTSVFAGPERGRVLGYHVASVYTGLSVGPLVGGLLTQAWGWRSIFLAPVPIGLGAAALIGWRLRGDWAGARGERFDVLGALLYTGSLTGFLYGLARLPGLEGASLMGLGLGGLAAFGLWELRHDSPVLDVRLLGTNRAFLFSNLAALIHYSATFAVVFLMSLYLQGVQGLTPAHAGAVLVVQPVLQAVVSPWAGRLSDRVAPGVVASVGMSLSAAGLFLLAWLGPTTPMALVVGGLGLLGCGFGLFSAPNTNAVMQSVERRYYGVASGTLGTMRLVGQALSMGIVTFLLTLYMGTARLNPGHTARFIEALRSAFLVFTGLCILGIGASLARGKAGQ; this is encoded by the coding sequence ATGAGGACGGAAGCCGGGGTCGATCATCGGACGGCCGTCCTGTGGGCCGTCGTGATGAGCGCCTTCCTGACGCCGTTCATCGGTTCGTCGGTCAACGTGGCCCTGCCGGCCATCGGGCGGGAGTTCCACATGAGCGCCGTCGCCCTGAGCTGGGTCGCCACGGCGTTCTTGCTCTCGGCGGCGGCCCTGCTGGTCCCGGTCGGTCGGCTGGCCGACATCTACGGTCGGCGGCGGCTGTTTCTATGGGGCGTCCTCGTGCACACGGCGGCCTCAGTAGCGTCGGTCGCCGCCCCGTCGGGGAGTCTGCTGATCGGGCTTCGGGCCGTGCAGGGCCTGGGGAGCGCCCTGATCTTTGCGACGGGGATCGCCATCCTGACGTCCGTCTTTGCCGGACCCGAACGGGGTCGGGTCCTGGGCTACCACGTGGCGTCCGTCTATACGGGCCTTTCGGTCGGACCTCTCGTCGGGGGCCTCCTGACCCAGGCGTGGGGCTGGCGGTCGATCTTCCTGGCGCCCGTGCCCATCGGGTTGGGGGCGGCGGCCCTGATCGGATGGCGGCTCCGGGGCGACTGGGCTGGGGCCCGGGGGGAACGCTTCGACGTCCTGGGCGCACTCCTGTACACGGGCTCGCTGACGGGCTTTCTGTACGGCCTGGCCCGGCTTCCCGGACTGGAAGGGGCCAGCCTCATGGGCCTGGGCCTCGGCGGCCTGGCCGCCTTTGGTCTCTGGGAGCTTCGACATGACAGCCCCGTCCTGGACGTGCGGCTCTTGGGGACGAACCGGGCCTTTCTGTTTTCGAACCTGGCGGCCCTGATCCACTACAGCGCCACGTTCGCCGTCGTCTTCCTGATGAGCCTGTATCTTCAGGGGGTCCAGGGCCTGACGCCGGCGCACGCCGGGGCCGTGCTGGTCGTCCAGCCGGTCCTGCAGGCCGTCGTCTCTCCGTGGGCGGGTCGGCTGTCCGATCGAGTCGCCCCCGGCGTGGTCGCTTCCGTCGGGATGAGCCTCTCGGCGGCGGGCCTCTTCCTGCTGGCGTGGCTGGGGCCGACGACGCCGATGGCCCTGGTCGTCGGGGGCCTCGGGCTTTTGGGGTGCGGCTTTGGGCTCTTTTCGGCGCCCAATACGAACGCCGTCATGCAGTCCGTCGAACGCCGCTACTACGGGGTGGCCTCCGGGACGCTGGGGACGATGCGCCTCGTCGGGCAGGCCCTGAGCATGGGGATCGTGACCTTCCTGCTGACCCTGTACATGGGGACGGCTCGGTTGAACCCCGGGCACACCGCCCGGTTCATCGAGGCCCTGCGGTCGGCCTTTCTCGTCTTCACGGGATTGTGTATCCTGGGGATCGGGGCCTCCCTGGCGCGGGGGAAGGCCGGGCAGTAG
- the tal_2 gene encoding Transaldolase has product MKRVTAVASDVRTAGRSDVTVVDLIRMARGRASWSKPVRWVVQPLLKAVRDCGTVHIYADTADPVELQDLLVAQADGEAIHIYQEIDGNTTNQPLIEKVLNRLLSADETDGVIAWARRLREADPDLTLEETTVLVYSILNGRLAWEVIDRFGAGRTWHISLELHTALAPDPVASRRVARCLSRAVPGALVKVAFTPDHPHALLIARDLEREGVAVNFTATFSARQVVAAALLANPHRTNIFLGRLNQGLRSDLLGEHVLLEAQRHMRRLRQDFGVRTLNMAASVRRWQTIALTAGCDAYTVPYSVLKDFLTQREVGPETIRDCQEMDFTESVRALPSEVVEKVGGFERIRRLWEVEPEFIEFLVELRSAPDFDGLDGEGLYRRFDEAGFGDFFYAPTAAEWKELRKSKLPDLDSPLTRRVALDTLYSLLAVGDFANFQDQMDARIQAILEPRWGSRSIG; this is encoded by the coding sequence ATGAAGCGCGTGACCGCAGTAGCTTCTGACGTAAGGACGGCCGGACGGTCGGACGTGACCGTCGTCGACCTCATCCGGATGGCTCGGGGCCGGGCGTCGTGGTCGAAGCCCGTCCGATGGGTCGTCCAGCCTCTCCTGAAGGCCGTCCGGGACTGCGGGACGGTCCACATCTATGCCGACACGGCGGACCCCGTCGAACTCCAGGACCTCCTGGTCGCCCAAGCGGACGGCGAAGCCATTCATATATACCAGGAAATCGACGGAAACACGACGAATCAGCCCCTCATCGAAAAAGTCCTGAATCGCCTCTTGAGCGCCGACGAGACGGACGGCGTCATCGCCTGGGCCCGGCGCTTGCGGGAGGCGGACCCAGACTTGACCCTTGAGGAAACGACCGTTCTCGTTTACAGCATCCTGAACGGGCGGTTGGCCTGGGAGGTCATCGACCGCTTCGGGGCGGGTCGGACCTGGCACATCAGTCTGGAACTTCATACGGCGTTGGCACCGGACCCGGTCGCCTCCCGGCGGGTGGCCCGTTGTTTGAGTCGGGCCGTCCCGGGAGCCCTCGTGAAGGTCGCCTTTACACCGGACCATCCGCATGCCCTCTTGATCGCTCGGGACCTGGAACGCGAGGGGGTGGCGGTGAATTTCACCGCCACCTTCTCGGCCCGCCAGGTCGTCGCCGCCGCCCTCCTGGCGAACCCGCATCGGACGAACATCTTCCTGGGCCGTCTGAATCAGGGTCTCCGTTCGGACCTCCTCGGCGAGCACGTTCTCCTGGAGGCCCAGCGGCACATGCGGCGGCTCCGGCAGGACTTCGGGGTCCGGACGCTGAACATGGCCGCCAGCGTCCGGCGGTGGCAGACGATCGCCCTGACGGCCGGCTGTGACGCCTATACGGTCCCCTACTCGGTCCTCAAGGACTTCCTGACCCAGCGGGAAGTCGGTCCGGAGACTATTCGTGACTGCCAGGAGATGGACTTCACGGAGTCCGTGCGGGCCCTCCCCTCGGAGGTCGTCGAGAAGGTCGGCGGCTTCGAGCGTATCCGGCGCCTTTGGGAGGTCGAGCCCGAGTTCATCGAGTTTCTCGTCGAACTCCGGTCGGCCCCGGACTTCGACGGTCTGGACGGCGAGGGCCTCTACCGGCGTTTCGACGAGGCGGGCTTTGGCGACTTCTTCTATGCGCCGACGGCGGCCGAATGGAAGGAACTCCGCAAGAGCAAGCTCCCGGACCTGGATTCTCCTCTGACGCGGCGGGTCGCCTTGGACACGCTGTACAGCCTCCTGGCCGTCGGTGACTTCGCCAACTTCCAGGATCAGATGGACGCCCGAATCCAAGCCATCCTCGAACCCCGATGGGGGTCCCGGTCGATAGGGTGA
- the prk gene encoding Phosphoribulokinase, giving the protein MTKPPRPIVLGIVGDSAAGKTTIAQGLMTILGPERVTVVCTDDYHKYDRRERARLNITPLHPDCNYIDIMELHMERLHYGQPVLKPVYDHSTGSLVRPEYVQPRDFVIVEGLLGYYTPVLRQFYDVKVYLDPPEDLRRAWKIKRDTTERGYTVEQVLKELERREPDSAAFIRPQREYADIVVRFYPPPGVAPEEAGPVLNVQVILRPTIPHPDLSYLYNGEAPPGIRLTLGRDNGRPVDILEIDGAVASEHAHELAEAIWSHLPDLSPVEEERLGNYQDLLQVRHSHPLALTQLLLAYHMLRVYTDFSRMPFAPPIAALSRLRFRENRIAFATPGKE; this is encoded by the coding sequence ATGACGAAACCTCCCCGTCCCATCGTGTTGGGCATCGTCGGCGATAGCGCCGCCGGGAAGACGACCATCGCCCAAGGGTTGATGACCATCTTAGGCCCCGAGCGGGTGACCGTCGTGTGTACCGACGACTACCACAAGTACGACCGCCGGGAGCGGGCGCGTCTAAACATCACGCCCCTCCATCCGGACTGCAACTACATCGACATCATGGAACTCCACATGGAGCGGCTTCACTACGGCCAGCCCGTCCTGAAGCCCGTTTATGACCACTCGACGGGCTCGCTCGTTCGGCCCGAGTATGTCCAGCCTCGGGATTTCGTCATCGTCGAGGGCCTGCTGGGTTACTATACACCAGTCCTGCGGCAGTTTTACGACGTGAAGGTGTACCTGGACCCGCCGGAGGACCTGCGGCGGGCCTGGAAGATCAAGCGGGACACGACCGAGCGGGGCTACACCGTCGAGCAGGTCCTGAAGGAGCTCGAGCGGCGGGAACCCGACTCGGCCGCCTTCATCCGGCCCCAACGGGAATACGCCGACATCGTCGTCCGATTCTATCCGCCCCCCGGCGTCGCCCCTGAGGAGGCCGGTCCCGTCCTGAACGTCCAGGTCATCCTGCGGCCGACCATTCCCCATCCCGACCTGAGCTACCTGTACAACGGGGAAGCGCCTCCGGGCATTCGCCTCACGCTGGGCCGGGACAACGGCCGGCCCGTCGACATCCTCGAGATCGACGGAGCTGTCGCTTCTGAACACGCCCACGAGCTGGCCGAGGCCATCTGGAGCCACCTGCCGGACCTGTCGCCCGTCGAGGAGGAGCGGCTCGGCAACTATCAGGACCTCTTGCAGGTGCGTCACAGCCATCCCCTGGCCCTGACCCAGCTACTGCTGGCCTACCACATGCTTCGCGTCTACACCGACTTCTCCCGTATGCCCTTCGCTCCGCCGATTGCCGCCCTGAGCCGCCTCCGGTTCCGAGAAAACCGTATCGCTTTTGCGACACCGGGAAAGGAGTGA
- the tkt_2 gene encoding Transketolase: MSLPVRPFVEEVSAEAVAASYSLLRRTAHVVRGLAMDAVQKANSGHPGMPMGMADAAVVLWTKFLKHNPKDPTWPDRDRFVLSAGHGSMLLYALLFLTGYDVTLDDLRAFRQWESKTPGHPEYGLTPGVETTTGPLGQGIANAVGMAIAERWLAERFNRPGFPIVDHYTYVIASDGDLMEGISHEACALAGHLGLGKLIVLYDDNRITIDGPTDLTFTEDVLRRFEAYGWHVQRVDGHDMAAVEAALWAARAETKRPSLIACRTHIGFGSPNRQDTAKAHGEPLGADEVRLAKERLGLPPDEAFHVPDDVRDFMRLCGRVGARRQAEWEDLFARYERAYPDLAAAFRRFLDGDLPPDWDQDFPTFPTEKPVATRSASGAVLNAVAPRVPNLLGGSADLTGSNHTLPKGEKPLTREDFSGRYIHFGVREHAMGAILNGLALHGGVRPYGGTFLVFSDYMRPSIRLAAMMGLPVIYVFTHDSIGLGEDGPTHQPIEHLTSLRAIPNLWVFRPADAAETVVGWRVALERRDGPTALVLTRQAVPVIDRTRYASADGALCGAYVLSDVPDPQVVLIATGSEVVIALEAQKLLADRGIPARVVSMPCRELFRRQPAEYQEAVLPSTLRARVVVEAGATLGWGHEVGLDGTVVGLDRFGASAPYEVLYRKLGLTPEAVAEAAVRVLEGLAALSPVPVRARSKPPMR, translated from the coding sequence ATGAGTCTACCCGTCCGCCCGTTTGTCGAAGAGGTCTCTGCCGAGGCCGTGGCGGCATCCTACAGCCTCCTCCGCCGGACGGCCCACGTCGTCCGGGGTCTGGCGATGGACGCCGTCCAGAAGGCCAACTCCGGCCATCCCGGCATGCCGATGGGCATGGCCGATGCCGCCGTCGTCCTGTGGACGAAATTCCTCAAGCACAACCCAAAGGACCCGACCTGGCCGGACCGGGACCGGTTCGTCCTGTCGGCGGGCCACGGGAGCATGCTCCTGTATGCTCTGCTCTTCCTGACGGGATATGACGTGACGCTGGACGACCTGCGGGCCTTCCGTCAGTGGGAGAGCAAGACGCCGGGCCATCCCGAGTACGGCCTGACGCCGGGCGTCGAGACGACGACGGGCCCCCTCGGCCAGGGCATCGCCAACGCCGTCGGGATGGCCATCGCCGAACGTTGGCTGGCCGAACGCTTCAACCGACCCGGTTTTCCCATCGTGGACCACTATACATACGTCATCGCCAGCGACGGGGACCTCATGGAGGGCATCTCCCATGAGGCCTGCGCCCTGGCCGGTCATCTGGGCCTGGGGAAGCTGATCGTCTTGTATGACGACAACCGGATCACCATCGACGGCCCGACGGACCTGACCTTCACGGAAGACGTCCTCCGACGTTTTGAGGCTTACGGCTGGCACGTCCAGCGGGTCGACGGCCACGACATGGCCGCCGTCGAGGCGGCCCTCTGGGCGGCCCGGGCCGAGACGAAGCGGCCTTCTCTCATCGCCTGCCGGACGCACATCGGCTTCGGAAGCCCCAACCGCCAGGACACGGCCAAGGCCCACGGGGAACCCCTCGGGGCCGACGAGGTCCGCCTGGCGAAGGAACGCTTAGGCCTGCCACCGGACGAGGCCTTCCACGTCCCCGACGACGTCCGGGACTTCATGCGGCTGTGCGGGCGGGTCGGCGCCCGCCGACAGGCCGAGTGGGAGGACCTCTTCGCCCGCTACGAGCGGGCCTATCCCGACCTGGCGGCCGCCTTCCGGCGCTTCCTCGACGGGGACCTACCGCCGGACTGGGACCAGGACTTCCCGACGTTCCCGACCGAAAAGCCCGTCGCGACCCGGTCGGCCTCGGGGGCCGTCTTGAACGCCGTCGCGCCTCGGGTCCCGAACCTCCTCGGGGGGTCGGCCGACCTGACGGGTTCGAACCACACCTTACCGAAGGGCGAAAAGCCCCTGACCCGGGAGGACTTCAGCGGACGCTACATCCACTTTGGCGTCCGGGAGCACGCCATGGGGGCCATCCTGAACGGCTTGGCCCTCCACGGCGGGGTCCGGCCCTACGGCGGGACGTTTCTCGTCTTTTCTGACTACATGCGGCCGTCCATCCGCCTGGCCGCCATGATGGGCCTACCCGTGATCTACGTCTTCACCCACGACAGCATCGGCCTCGGCGAGGACGGCCCGACACACCAGCCCATCGAGCACCTGACGAGCCTCCGGGCCATCCCGAACCTGTGGGTCTTCCGACCGGCCGATGCCGCCGAGACCGTCGTCGGCTGGCGGGTCGCCCTCGAACGGCGGGACGGCCCGACGGCCCTCGTCCTGACCCGGCAGGCCGTCCCCGTCATCGACCGGACCCGCTACGCCTCGGCCGATGGGGCCCTCTGCGGGGCCTATGTCCTGTCGGACGTCCCCGACCCCCAGGTCGTCCTGATCGCCACGGGCTCCGAGGTCGTCATCGCCCTGGAGGCCCAAAAACTCTTAGCCGACCGGGGCATCCCGGCCCGGGTCGTCTCGATGCCCTGCCGGGAGCTGTTCCGGCGGCAACCGGCCGAGTATCAGGAGGCCGTCTTACCCTCGACCTTACGGGCCCGTGTCGTCGTCGAGGCGGGCGCGACCCTCGGGTGGGGTCACGAGGTCGGCCTCGACGGGACTGTCGTCGGCCTGGACCGCTTCGGGGCATCGGCACCCTACGAGGTCTTATACCGGAAGCTGGGCCTCACGCCGGAGGCCGTGGCCGAGGCGGCCGTCCGGGTCTTGGAGGGCCTGGCCGCCCTGAGCCCCGTCCCGGTGCGGGCCCGGTCGAAACCCCCCATGAGATGA
- the cbbL gene encoding Ribulose bisphosphate carboxylase large chain codes for MDPKSSAPKYAGTDSRYARAGVKEYREMGYYDPHYEPKDTDTLALFRVTPQPGVDPEEAAAAVAGESSTATWTVVWTDRLTHLERYQAKCYRVEPVPGNPEQYFAWIAYDLALFEEGSIANLASSIVGNVFGFKALRALRLEDMRIPVAYLKTFKGAPHGIPVERDLLNKYGRPLLGCTVKPKLGLSGRNYGRVVFEALAGGLDFTKDDENINSQPFMRWRDRFLYAMEAVIKAEQVTGERKGHYMNVTAPTMEEVYKRAEFAKEIGSVIIMADLTMGYTALQSLSNWCHDNGMILHLHRASHATFTRQKNHGISFRVLAKWMRMLGVDHIHAGTAVGKLEGDPNLVQGYYTILREQYVKADPVKGIFFDQDWAYLPAVFPVASGGIHAGQMHLLLDLFGDDVVLQFGGGTIGHPMGIQAGATANRVALEAMVLARNEGRDIRREGPEILRQAARQCKELAAALEVWKDVTFEYTSTDTPDVLVTVTL; via the coding sequence ATGGATCCGAAATCTTCAGCCCCCAAATACGCCGGTACGGATTCGCGGTACGCCAGGGCCGGGGTGAAAGAATACCGGGAGATGGGGTACTACGACCCCCACTACGAGCCGAAGGACACGGACACCCTGGCCCTGTTCCGGGTCACGCCCCAGCCGGGCGTGGACCCCGAAGAGGCGGCGGCCGCCGTCGCCGGGGAGTCCAGTACGGCGACGTGGACGGTCGTGTGGACCGACCGGCTGACCCACTTGGAACGGTACCAGGCCAAATGCTACCGGGTCGAGCCCGTGCCGGGGAATCCCGAACAGTACTTTGCCTGGATCGCTTACGACCTGGCCTTGTTTGAAGAGGGGAGCATCGCCAACCTGGCGTCTTCCATCGTCGGCAACGTTTTCGGATTTAAGGCTCTACGGGCCTTACGTCTGGAAGACATGCGCATCCCCGTGGCCTACCTGAAGACCTTCAAGGGGGCGCCCCACGGGATCCCCGTCGAACGGGACCTCCTAAACAAGTACGGCCGCCCCCTGCTGGGATGCACCGTCAAGCCCAAGCTGGGCCTCTCGGGCCGCAACTACGGCCGGGTCGTCTTTGAGGCCCTGGCCGGGGGCCTGGACTTCACCAAGGACGACGAGAACATCAACTCCCAGCCCTTCATGCGCTGGCGGGACCGGTTCCTCTACGCCATGGAGGCCGTCATCAAGGCCGAGCAGGTCACCGGCGAGCGGAAGGGCCACTACATGAACGTGACGGCCCCGACGATGGAGGAAGTCTACAAGCGGGCCGAGTTCGCCAAGGAGATCGGCTCGGTCATCATCATGGCCGACCTGACGATGGGCTACACGGCGCTCCAGTCGCTATCCAACTGGTGCCATGACAACGGGATGATCCTTCACCTCCACCGGGCCAGCCACGCCACCTTTACCCGGCAGAAGAACCACGGGATATCCTTCCGGGTCCTGGCCAAGTGGATGCGGATGCTGGGCGTCGACCACATCCACGCCGGAACGGCCGTCGGCAAGCTCGAAGGCGACCCCAACCTCGTGCAGGGCTACTACACGATCCTGCGGGAGCAATATGTGAAGGCCGACCCCGTGAAGGGGATCTTCTTTGACCAGGACTGGGCTTACTTGCCGGCCGTCTTCCCCGTCGCCAGCGGGGGCATCCACGCCGGCCAGATGCACCTGCTCCTGGACCTCTTCGGGGATGACGTCGTGCTCCAGTTCGGCGGCGGCACGATCGGCCATCCGATGGGCATTCAGGCCGGGGCGACGGCCAATCGCGTGGCCCTGGAGGCCATGGTCCTCGCCCGCAACGAGGGTCGGGACATCCGGCGGGAGGGCCCTGAAATCCTTCGGCAGGCCGCCCGTCAGTGCAAAGAGCTGGCGGCCGCCCTGGAGGTCTGGAAGGACGTGACCTTCGAGTATACCTCGACCGACACGCCGGACGTCTTGGTCACCGTGACCCTCTAA
- the cbxSC gene encoding Ribulose bisphosphate carboxylase small chain, chromosomal yields the protein MRITQGTFSYLPDLTDEQIERQIAYIIRQGWAVSIEYTDDPHPYNVYWNMWGLPMFDLEDPAAAMYEFKKCREAFPHCYIKINGYDPSPMWQAQRVSFIAYRPPVEEPGFRLRRILWSDGRIQKYGLEPYIEDQPPGRRYRSP from the coding sequence GTGCGTATCACGCAAGGCACGTTTTCCTACCTGCCAGACCTGACGGACGAGCAGATCGAGCGCCAGATCGCCTACATCATCCGCCAGGGCTGGGCCGTCTCCATCGAGTACACCGACGACCCCCACCCCTACAACGTCTACTGGAATATGTGGGGCCTCCCGATGTTCGACCTGGAAGACCCGGCCGCGGCCATGTACGAATTCAAGAAGTGCCGGGAGGCGTTCCCCCATTGCTACATCAAGATCAACGGTTACGACCCCAGCCCCATGTGGCAGGCCCAGCGGGTCTCGTTCATCGCCTACCGACCGCCGGTCGAGGAACCCGGCTTTCGGCTCCGGCGGATCCTGTGGTCGGACGGGCGGATCCAAAAGTACGGTCTCGAGCCCTACATCGAGGACCAACCCCCGGGTCGGCGATATCGAAGTCCCTAA
- the spoVK gene encoding Stage V sporulation protein K: MTVQAPSVEVNLRQLLEQTGVLQVLEEMDRELVGLYPVKQRIREIAAFLVVDRVRRELGLTSSRPVLHMAFVGNPGTGKTTVAMRMATVLHRLGYIRRDQLIVASRDDLVGQYVGHTAPKTKEVLKRAMGGVLFIDEAYSLYRPENERDYGQEAIEILLQVMESERENLVVIFAGYKDRMERFFSQNPGLRSRIAHHIEFPDYTLEELVEIGELMLRQLNYVLDDEARRAFRRYVACRMRLPNFANARSIRNAIDRMRLRQALRLCEQGGPVTAEDLRRITAEDILKSRVFRECEAQGDFPPGLEPVGSAQAP; this comes from the coding sequence ATGACGGTCCAAGCCCCGTCCGTCGAGGTGAACCTCCGCCAACTGCTGGAGCAAACGGGCGTCCTCCAGGTCTTGGAGGAGATGGACCGGGAGCTGGTCGGACTGTACCCCGTCAAGCAACGGATTCGGGAGATCGCCGCCTTCCTCGTCGTGGACCGCGTGCGGCGTGAACTGGGCCTGACGTCGAGCCGGCCCGTCCTCCACATGGCGTTCGTCGGCAACCCCGGGACGGGCAAGACGACCGTGGCCATGCGCATGGCCACGGTCCTCCACCGCCTGGGCTACATCCGGCGGGACCAGCTGATCGTGGCCTCCCGGGACGACCTGGTCGGCCAGTACGTGGGCCACACGGCCCCCAAGACCAAAGAGGTCCTCAAACGGGCGATGGGCGGCGTCCTGTTCATCGACGAAGCCTACAGTCTCTATCGGCCTGAGAACGAACGCGACTACGGCCAGGAGGCCATCGAGATCCTCCTGCAGGTCATGGAAAGCGAACGGGAGAACCTCGTCGTGATCTTCGCCGGGTACAAAGACCGGATGGAACGCTTCTTCAGCCAGAACCCGGGCCTGCGGTCCCGCATCGCCCACCACATCGAGTTTCCCGACTATACGCTGGAGGAACTCGTCGAGATCGGGGAGCTCATGCTCCGTCAGTTGAACTACGTCCTGGACGACGAGGCCCGTCGGGCCTTTCGCCGGTACGTGGCCTGCCGGATGCGTCTGCCCAATTTTGCCAACGCCCGGTCGATCCGGAACGCCATCGACCGCATGCGGCTCCGGCAGGCCCTCCGGCTGTGCGAGCAGGGTGGCCCCGTGACGGCCGAGGACCTCCGCCGGATCACGGCCGAGGACATCCTCAAGAGCCGGGTGTTCCGAGAATGTGAAGCCCAGGGCGACTTCCCGCCGGGTCTCGAACCTGTCGGTTCAGCCCAGGCCCCCTGA
- a CDS encoding Phosphorylated carbohydrates phosphatase yields MAQSLRLKAIIFDVDGTLAYTERDGHLPACNEAFAALGFPIRWTWPEFKALLPIPGNAERMRRALRRLDPPLPPDELEAAVARLVELKRRFYIEKYAARLPLRPGVARLVEEAVRRGVRLAIVSTSDEEQIRALLRYRLSAFADAFDPILGQRAGIKTAPESPLYRRCLAELGTSPDETLAIEDSEVGLRAAQAAGLPCAVIYNDYTFGQDFRGAVLVARSLEYFDLEALSALCLGGPDAHDVC; encoded by the coding sequence ATGGCCCAGTCCCTTCGGCTCAAGGCCATCATTTTCGACGTCGACGGTACGCTGGCGTACACGGAACGAGATGGCCACCTGCCGGCCTGTAACGAGGCCTTCGCCGCCCTGGGATTCCCCATCCGGTGGACCTGGCCGGAGTTCAAGGCTCTCCTCCCCATCCCCGGCAACGCCGAGCGGATGCGCCGGGCCCTCCGGCGGTTGGACCCGCCGCTCCCACCCGACGAGCTCGAGGCGGCCGTCGCTCGTTTGGTCGAACTCAAGAGACGGTTCTACATCGAGAAGTATGCCGCCCGACTTCCCCTGCGGCCCGGCGTCGCCCGGCTCGTCGAGGAAGCCGTCCGTCGCGGCGTCCGATTGGCCATCGTCTCCACGTCGGACGAGGAACAGATCCGGGCCCTCCTACGCTATCGTCTGTCCGCCTTCGCTGATGCCTTTGACCCCATTTTGGGTCAGCGGGCCGGCATTAAGACGGCCCCCGAATCGCCTCTATACCGTCGCTGTCTGGCCGAGCTGGGGACGTCCCCCGACGAGACCCTGGCCATCGAGGACTCGGAGGTCGGCCTGCGGGCGGCCCAGGCGGCCGGCCTGCCGTGCGCCGTGATTTACAACGATTACACCTTCGGCCAGGACTTCCGGGGTGCCGTCCTGGTCGCCCGGAGCTTGGAATACTTCGACCTGGAGGCGCTGAGCGCTCTGTGCCTGGGAGGCCCGGATGCGCACGACGTGTGCTGA
- a CDS encoding Ferredoxin--NADP reductase, translated as MRTTCADLYDVAVIGAGPTGLYAAFYAGMRNLRTLVLEALPRPGGQITALYPEKYIYDVGGYPAILGRDLVAELFKQASQFGADFRFNERVEALEVLEPGRLRLTTTEGVYLSRTAILCAGLGAFEPNRLAVPGAAELEGRGVHYAVHRREDFLGRRLLIVGGGDTAVDWALELHRWAREVTLIHRFDYFEAHARSVQALLESPVNVLTRHELKAVRGSDRVQEVVIYDNQTGAEKTLAADDVLICIGLKPNLGPIQRWGLRLDGRHVLVNSRLETNLPGVYAAGDIAFQEGVEKMYLIACGFAQAALAIGYAARFIHPKARVFHGHSSQRKGMKYAPTPVGPTGKED; from the coding sequence ATGCGCACGACGTGTGCTGATCTCTACGACGTGGCGGTCATCGGGGCCGGCCCGACCGGCTTGTACGCGGCCTTCTATGCCGGCATGCGGAACCTCCGGACGCTCGTCCTGGAAGCCCTGCCCCGACCCGGCGGCCAGATCACAGCCCTGTACCCTGAGAAGTACATCTACGACGTCGGCGGCTACCCGGCCATCCTGGGGCGGGACCTCGTCGCCGAGCTCTTCAAACAGGCCAGCCAGTTCGGCGCCGACTTCCGGTTCAACGAACGGGTCGAGGCCCTGGAGGTCCTGGAACCGGGCCGCCTGCGGCTGACGACGACCGAGGGCGTCTACCTGAGTCGGACGGCCATCCTCTGCGCCGGCCTGGGTGCCTTCGAGCCCAACCGCCTCGCCGTCCCGGGCGCCGCCGAGCTGGAGGGCCGGGGCGTTCACTATGCCGTCCACCGGCGGGAAGACTTCCTCGGCCGACGCCTCCTCATCGTCGGCGGCGGCGATACGGCCGTCGACTGGGCTTTAGAGCTCCACCGTTGGGCCCGCGAGGTCACCCTCATCCACCGCTTCGACTACTTTGAGGCCCACGCCCGAAGCGTCCAGGCCCTCCTCGAATCGCCCGTGAACGTCCTCACCCGCCATGAACTGAAGGCTGTCCGAGGCAGTGATCGCGTCCAAGAGGTCGTCATCTACGACAATCAAACCGGTGCCGAAAAGACCCTGGCCGCCGATGATGTCCTCATCTGCATCGGCCTGAAGCCCAACCTGGGCCCGATCCAACGGTGGGGCCTCCGGCTCGACGGCCGCCACGTCCTGGTCAATTCACGCTTGGAAACCAACCTCCCCGGCGTCTATGCGGCCGGCGACATCGCCTTTCAGGAGGGCGTCGAAAAGATGTACCTGATCGCCTGCGGTTTTGCCCAGGCGGCCCTCGCCATCGGTTATGCGGCCCGCTTTATCCACCCGAAGGCCCGGGTCTTCCACGGCCACAGCAGTCAACGGAAGGGCATGAAGTACGCCCCGACGCCGGTGGGGCCGACGGGGAAGGAGGATTGA